From Nerophis lumbriciformis linkage group LG13, RoL_Nlum_v2.1, whole genome shotgun sequence, one genomic window encodes:
- the b3galt1b gene encoding beta-1,3-galactosyltransferase 1 — protein MMPSKVSCLYLLTVVCWASALWYLSISRPTSSYVGHMSLPIRKTAKAAKNLTFSNIRTRPLNPHTFDFVINEPKKCEDSAPFLVILISTTHKEFDARQAIRETWGDESAFSDLRVLAIFLLGRNTDPVLNRMVEQESQIFHDMVVEDFIDSYHNLTLKTMMGMRWVATFCPKAQYIMKTDSDVFVNMDNLLYKLLKPSTKPRKRYFTGYVINGGPIRDMRSKWYMSRDLYPDSRYPPFCSGTGYVFSSDVAEMIYKTSLHTQLLHLEDVYVGLCLRKLGIHPFQNTGFNHWKMAYSLCRYRRVITVHQISPEEMHRVWSDMANKKHLKC, from the coding sequence ATGATGCCTTCCAAAGTGTCGTGCCTCTACCTGCTGACCGTGGTGTGCTGGGCCAGCGCGCTGTGGTACTTAAGTATATCTCGGCCCACGTCCAGCTACGTGGGTCACATGTCTCTACCCATACGCAAGACGGCCAAAGCTGCCAAGAACTTGACCTTCAGCAACATCCGAACACGTCCTCTCAACCCGCACACCTTTGACTTTGTCATCAACGAGCCCAAGAAGTGCGAGGACAGCGCCCCCTTCCTGGTCATCCTCATCAGCACCACGCACAAGGAGTTCGACGCCCGCCAAGCCATCCGCGAGACCTGGGGCGACGAGAGCGCCTTCAGCGACCTGCGCGTCCTCGCCATCTTCCTGCTGGGCAGGAACACCGACCCCGTCCTCAACCGGATGGTGGAGCAGGAGAGCCAGATCTTCCACGACATGGTGGTGGAGGACTTCATAGACTCCTACCACAACCTCACCCTCAAGACTATGATGGGAATGCGCTGGGTGGCCACATTTTGCCCCAAGGCGCAGTACATCATGAAGACGGACAGCGACGTCTTCGTCAACATGGACAATCTCCTCTACAAGCTCCTGAAACCCAGCACCAAGCCCAGGAAGAGGTACTTCACGGGGTACGTGATCAACGGGGGTCCCATAAGAGACATGCGCAGTAAGTGGTACATGTCCAGGGACTTGTACCCCGACAGCAGGTACCCGCCTTTCTGCTCGGGCACGGGGTACGTCTTCTCCTCGGACGTGGCGGAGATGATCTACAAGACCTCCCTGCACACCCAACTGCTGCACCTGGAGGACGTCTATGTGGGGTTGTGTCTGCGCAAGCTGGGCATACATCCCTTCCAGAACACTGGCTTCAACCACTGGAAGATGGCCTACAGCTTGTGCCGCTACAGGAGAGTCATCACCGTCCACCAGATCTCACCTGAGGAGATGCACCGTGTTTGGAGCGACATGGCCAACAAGAAGCACCTGAAGTGTTAG